The proteins below come from a single Gloeocapsopsis sp. IPPAS B-1203 genomic window:
- the pruA gene encoding L-glutamate gamma-semialdehyde dehydrogenase, which yields MVLQVEKSNYEAKTQEIARQLLAATRDRSFFAGLRDQMRWDDKLLAWAMSNPGLRVQLFRFIDCLPALHSKSEIAAHLQEYLGDPSVELPTALKGMLNFASPDSMPGQVAATTVSTAVEALAHKYIAGENIKQVLKTIERLRKEKMAFTIDILGEAVITEVEAQYYLDRYLELMEQLAEAAKNWTPVAQIDQADNQPISKVQVSVKLTAFYSQFDPLDAQGSEAKVSSRIRTLLLRAAELGVAVHFDMEQYAYKDITLAILKNILLEDEFRTRTDIGITIQAYLRDSEQDVHDVISWVKQRGYPLTVRLVKGAYWDQETIKAAQKDWEQPVFNDKAATDVNFEKLTQILLENHEYIYSAIGSHNVRSQAHAIAMAETLNIPRRRFEMQVLYGMGDKLAKALVDRGYRVRVYCPYGELLPGMAYLIRRLLENTANSSFLRQNMEERPIEELIAPPVTSNPSPHAPLSEKGKALRSSPLFPNAADVDFSKMEQTERSQQAFAAVRQQLGKTYLPLLDGEYVNTQESINSLNPANPSEVIGKVGLLSVEQAEQAMQAAKTAFPAWKRTPVSDRANILRKAADLMEQRRAELSCWIVLEVGKPVREADAEVSEAIDFCRYYADEMERLDQGVNYDIPGENNRYHYQPRGIAIVISPWNFPLAIATGMTVAALVSGNCTLLKPAETSSVIAAKIAEILVDAGIPKGVFQYVPGKGSQVGAYFVNHPDTHLIAFTGSQEVGCRIYADAAILKPGQKHLKRVIAEMGGKNAIIVDESADLDQAVAGVVQSAFGYSGQKCSACSRVIVLEPIYEIFIQRVAEATRSLNIGAAELPSTQVGPVIDATAQARIKEYIEKGRAEAEVAVELAAPDTGYFIGPVVFSEVSPTATIAQEEIFGPVVAVIRVKDFAEAIRVANGTNYALTGGIYSRTPSHIEIAQQEFEVGNLYINRTITGAIVARQPFGGFKLSGVGSKAGGPDYLLQFLEPRHITENIQRQGFAPIEGAD from the coding sequence GTGGTATTACAAGTAGAAAAAAGCAATTACGAAGCTAAAACGCAGGAAATCGCCCGACAACTTCTAGCTGCGACACGCGATCGCTCGTTCTTTGCTGGGTTACGCGACCAAATGCGCTGGGATGATAAACTTCTAGCCTGGGCAATGAGTAATCCAGGGTTGCGCGTGCAGTTATTTCGCTTCATTGACTGTTTACCCGCACTGCACAGTAAATCGGAAATTGCCGCCCACTTACAAGAGTATCTCGGAGATCCCTCAGTTGAACTCCCCACAGCACTGAAAGGAATGCTCAACTTTGCTTCTCCTGATTCCATGCCAGGACAAGTTGCGGCTACGACGGTATCAACAGCAGTAGAGGCACTGGCACATAAGTACATTGCTGGAGAAAATATCAAACAAGTTCTCAAGACAATTGAGCGCCTGCGTAAAGAAAAAATGGCGTTCACGATTGATATTCTAGGTGAAGCCGTCATTACTGAAGTTGAGGCGCAGTACTATCTCGATCGCTACTTAGAATTAATGGAACAGCTAGCAGAAGCTGCCAAGAATTGGACACCAGTAGCACAAATCGATCAAGCTGACAATCAACCGATATCAAAAGTTCAAGTTTCCGTCAAATTAACCGCGTTTTACTCGCAGTTCGATCCCTTAGATGCACAAGGTAGCGAAGCAAAAGTGAGTTCGCGCATTCGGACTCTTTTGCTTCGTGCGGCAGAATTAGGCGTAGCAGTTCACTTTGACATGGAGCAATACGCTTACAAAGATATTACACTGGCGATTCTCAAAAACATCCTACTCGAAGACGAGTTCCGTACTCGTACCGATATCGGGATTACAATTCAAGCTTATCTGCGTGACAGCGAACAAGATGTTCATGATGTAATTTCTTGGGTAAAACAGCGGGGTTATCCACTGACAGTGCGCTTAGTCAAAGGTGCGTATTGGGATCAAGAAACAATTAAAGCGGCTCAAAAAGATTGGGAACAGCCAGTATTTAACGATAAAGCTGCAACAGATGTCAATTTTGAGAAATTAACTCAAATATTACTCGAAAATCACGAATATATTTATTCAGCAATCGGCAGTCATAATGTGCGATCGCAAGCTCATGCAATTGCTATGGCAGAAACTTTAAATATCCCTCGTCGTCGCTTTGAAATGCAAGTTCTTTACGGCATGGGAGATAAACTTGCTAAAGCACTGGTAGATCGCGGCTACCGCGTCAGAGTATATTGTCCCTATGGTGAATTACTTCCAGGAATGGCGTATCTGATTCGCCGCTTACTTGAAAATACAGCCAATAGTTCCTTCCTGCGTCAAAACATGGAAGAACGCCCCATAGAAGAACTCATCGCCCCCCCAGTAACCTCTAACCCCTCGCCCCACGCCCCACTCTCCGAGAAGGGCAAAGCCCTACGCTCCTCACCCCTCTTCCCCAACGCCGCCGATGTAGATTTTTCTAAAATGGAACAAACAGAGCGATCGCAACAAGCATTTGCAGCAGTACGTCAGCAACTCGGTAAAACTTACTTACCGCTACTCGATGGCGAGTATGTCAACACCCAAGAAAGCATTAATTCACTCAATCCTGCTAACCCTAGCGAAGTGATTGGTAAGGTAGGCTTGCTATCGGTGGAACAAGCTGAACAAGCAATGCAAGCTGCTAAAACGGCATTTCCTGCATGGAAACGGACACCGGTAAGCGATCGCGCAAACATCCTGCGTAAAGCTGCTGACTTGATGGAACAACGCCGCGCCGAGTTATCCTGCTGGATTGTGTTAGAAGTTGGTAAACCTGTACGCGAAGCAGATGCCGAAGTTTCAGAAGCAATCGACTTTTGCCGTTATTATGCGGATGAAATGGAACGGTTAGATCAGGGAGTTAACTACGATATCCCTGGAGAGAATAACCGCTATCACTACCAACCACGAGGCATTGCAATAGTCATTTCGCCTTGGAATTTTCCCTTAGCGATCGCAACTGGAATGACTGTCGCAGCCTTAGTCAGTGGTAACTGTACTTTACTCAAACCTGCCGAAACATCCTCAGTAATAGCTGCCAAAATTGCAGAGATTTTAGTTGATGCCGGAATTCCCAAAGGCGTATTTCAGTACGTTCCTGGTAAAGGTTCGCAAGTTGGAGCTTACTTTGTCAATCACCCTGATACTCACTTAATCGCATTTACAGGTTCGCAAGAAGTCGGTTGTCGCATTTATGCTGATGCAGCAATTTTAAAACCTGGGCAAAAGCACTTAAAACGCGTGATTGCTGAGATGGGTGGCAAAAATGCCATCATTGTTGATGAAAGTGCCGATCTAGATCAAGCTGTTGCGGGTGTTGTGCAATCAGCATTTGGTTATAGCGGACAAAAATGTTCGGCGTGTTCGCGGGTGATTGTGCTTGAACCGATTTATGAAATTTTTATTCAAAGAGTCGCCGAAGCAACGCGATCGCTAAATATTGGTGCAGCAGAGTTACCGAGTACGCAAGTAGGTCCTGTCATTGATGCGACAGCCCAAGCACGCATTAAAGAATATATTGAAAAAGGACGTGCCGAAGCTGAAGTTGCAGTCGAACTTGCAGCACCAGATACCGGATATTTTATTGGTCCTGTTGTTTTTAGTGAAGTTTCACCCACAGCAACAATTGCTCAAGAGGAAATTTTTGGTCCAGTAGTCGCTGTCATACGCGTGAAAGATTTTGCCGAGGCGATCAGGGTTGCTAATGGCACAAACTACGCTTTAACTG
- a CDS encoding restriction endonuclease subunit R, protein MITLDARNLSLKEVYQILKLERKPNKSFADLLSLETLTSYEQQELDKIRNNFDSYYAEAKISEGQVKFLFLSPLLWLSGFYQPRIKITLEENIADIFIEDEDTLIKGRMDILAVNNTVQKASSLFWILVIEAKNSSVEALEGLPQLLAYAHKSLDKRKSVWGLTTNGLRYQFVYLQQDNHPTYQLLPELNLLDAERSLQLL, encoded by the coding sequence ATGATAACACTTGATGCAAGAAACCTTTCTTTAAAAGAAGTTTACCAGATTTTAAAACTCGAACGCAAACCTAATAAGTCTTTTGCTGATTTATTATCATTAGAAACATTAACTAGCTACGAACAACAAGAACTAGATAAAATCCGCAATAATTTCGATAGCTATTATGCTGAAGCAAAGATTTCTGAGGGACAAGTAAAGTTTTTATTTCTTTCTCCCCTACTCTGGTTATCAGGATTTTATCAACCGAGGATCAAAATAACATTAGAAGAAAACATTGCAGATATCTTCATTGAAGACGAAGATACTTTAATTAAGGGAAGAATGGACATTTTAGCTGTTAATAATACAGTACAAAAAGCAAGTTCATTATTCTGGATACTAGTCATTGAAGCAAAAAATAGTAGTGTTGAAGCTTTAGAAGGTTTGCCTCAGCTACTGGCTTATGCACACAAAAGCTTGGATAAACGAAAATCTGTGTGGGGATTAACAACAAATGGACTTCGTTATCAATTTGTCTATCTTCAACAAGATAATCACCCTACGTATCAACTCTTACCAGAATTAAATTTACTCGACGCTGAGCGATCGCTACAGTTACTATAA
- the smc gene encoding chromosome segregation protein SMC: MVHIKRLELSNFKSFGGTTQIPLLPEFTVVSGPNGSGKSNILDALLFGLGLASSKGMRAERLPDLVNHTQATRGRTVEASVTVTFDLEGLEERDQGNTTLEKGNLDEATPEDRVLDELSVTRKLRVTQQGTYTSTYYINGEACTLTELHEQLNRLRIYPEGYNVVLQGDVTSIISMNSRERREIIDELAGVATFDRKITQAKETLDQVKDREERCQIVEQELITQRDRLSQDRIKAEKYQQLRTELQQKSQWEVVLVWRSLQNQQEHLATQIQAGDRTLAELLQQHATLTIAIQQVTAELEQLNRQVKALGEEELLKLQSHLATQEAEYRQLQRQYEEYVQTDFKTECSIQQKQSELQEYDNKLEQLNQEQNSKAEAIVALQAERDAAQHQLEQSREDANAIADAADVWVQQQTTLTREIEALLQATEPQSRTQAQLRERTNQLQRQLQDQKQTIDKIEPEIAVKQQQLAAEEQQAIALTTQVETLAQSLTAAEQELQIQQDTFKRLLAEQRDKQRQLDKLEAQAQALQETQGTGATKVILQSGLSGVCGLVAQLGRVEPRYQLALETAAGARLGQLVVEDDAVAATAIEILKQKRAGRATFLPLNKIQPLRFSPTTALRYAEGFVNYAIDLIECDRRYRDVFAYVFGSTVVFTTLESARKHLGQYRIVTLEGELLETSGAMTGGSINQQRSGLHFGTSEATESDEAKQLTHRLQEIALILKRCESNIEALTVKTKHLSQEFTEVRQQCREHQLRAEQLRKEIQGLTQQLQQTESQWRQTEEQLNSTRSQLEVLDGELPSQEAQLQQKRQLLAELEQSQTNSQWQQIQTTIKSQEQQLQERLQAVLKAEQRHTELVNAAILIQGKITECQQRIQEYQQQQSSISNQQSSISTQIDTLATQIAQTKEALQQIENKLGTQKQLRDRTEAQLRDRQQQHQQLKWQQQKLQEEQQTRREDLKLLQAQIHEQMADLPNPLPEVPDKVDLEQLQREVRSLTKRLQALEPVNMLALEEYERTTARLEELSQKLLTLEAERTELLLRIENFTTLRQRAFKEAFDAVNQNFQSIFATLSDGDGYLQLDNPEDPFNSGLNLVAHPKGKPVQRLASMSGGEKSLTALSFIFALQRYRPSPFYAFDEVDMFLDGANVERLAKMIKQQAQLAQFIVVSLRRPMIESAERTIGVTQARGAYTQVLGIKLQQSNTSS; this comes from the coding sequence ATGGTTCATATCAAGCGCCTGGAATTATCGAACTTTAAATCTTTTGGTGGCACAACTCAAATCCCGCTGCTACCAGAGTTTACTGTTGTTTCTGGACCAAATGGTTCGGGTAAATCAAACATTTTAGATGCTTTATTGTTTGGCTTAGGACTTGCTAGTTCTAAGGGAATGCGGGCTGAACGTCTGCCAGATTTGGTCAACCACACGCAAGCAACTCGCGGACGTACTGTTGAAGCGAGTGTGACTGTTACTTTTGATTTGGAAGGTTTGGAAGAGAGGGATCAGGGAAATACAACACTGGAGAAGGGAAACCTTGATGAAGCAACGCCAGAAGATCGCGTTTTAGATGAACTCAGTGTCACTCGTAAGTTGCGCGTGACTCAACAGGGAACTTATACATCGACTTATTACATCAATGGCGAAGCTTGTACGCTGACTGAATTGCACGAACAATTGAATCGCTTGCGCATTTATCCTGAAGGTTACAATGTTGTCCTCCAAGGCGATGTGACTAGCATTATTTCAATGAACTCGCGCGAACGGCGAGAAATTATTGATGAACTTGCGGGTGTTGCCACATTTGACCGCAAAATTACGCAAGCAAAGGAAACTCTCGATCAAGTTAAAGATCGTGAAGAACGCTGTCAGATTGTTGAACAAGAATTAATTACCCAACGCGATCGCTTGTCGCAAGACCGGATCAAAGCAGAAAAATATCAACAACTGCGTACCGAATTACAACAAAAATCACAGTGGGAAGTAGTTCTAGTTTGGCGATCGCTCCAAAATCAACAAGAACACCTGGCAACTCAAATTCAAGCAGGCGATCGCACTTTAGCAGAACTCTTGCAACAACACGCTACGCTCACAATTGCAATTCAACAAGTAACAGCTGAGCTGGAGCAACTGAATCGTCAAGTAAAAGCTTTAGGCGAAGAGGAACTCTTAAAACTGCAATCGCATTTAGCAACCCAAGAAGCTGAGTATCGACAACTACAACGACAGTACGAAGAATACGTCCAAACAGATTTTAAAACTGAATGCAGTATACAACAAAAACAATCTGAGCTGCAAGAGTATGACAACAAACTTGAGCAACTGAACCAAGAACAAAATTCTAAAGCCGAGGCGATTGTTGCTTTACAAGCCGAACGCGATGCAGCACAACACCAACTAGAGCAAAGCCGAGAAGACGCAAATGCGATCGCCGACGCAGCAGATGTATGGGTACAACAGCAAACTACCCTAACCCGCGAAATCGAAGCACTATTACAAGCAACTGAACCGCAATCAAGAACGCAAGCTCAACTACGCGAACGCACAAACCAACTGCAACGACAATTGCAAGACCAAAAGCAAACTATTGACAAGATTGAACCAGAAATTGCAGTCAAACAACAGCAACTCGCAGCAGAAGAACAACAAGCGATCGCTTTAACAACTCAAGTAGAAACGTTAGCGCAATCATTGACAGCAGCCGAACAAGAATTGCAAATTCAACAAGATACCTTCAAGCGGCTACTTGCAGAACAACGAGACAAACAACGGCAATTAGACAAGTTAGAAGCACAAGCGCAAGCGTTACAAGAAACACAAGGTACAGGTGCTACAAAAGTTATCTTGCAATCAGGATTGAGTGGTGTGTGTGGTTTAGTCGCACAATTGGGTAGAGTTGAACCCCGCTACCAATTAGCATTAGAAACTGCTGCGGGAGCAAGATTAGGGCAATTAGTTGTCGAAGACGATGCAGTCGCCGCCACAGCAATTGAAATCCTCAAGCAAAAACGGGCGGGAAGGGCGACATTTTTACCACTGAATAAGATTCAACCTTTACGCTTTTCACCCACAACTGCGCTGCGTTATGCAGAGGGATTTGTCAATTACGCAATTGACTTGATTGAGTGCGATCGCCGCTATCGTGATGTCTTTGCTTATGTTTTTGGTAGTACCGTTGTTTTTACAACTTTAGAATCTGCGAGAAAACACTTAGGGCAATATCGTATTGTCACGCTAGAAGGAGAACTTCTAGAGACAAGTGGCGCAATGACAGGCGGTAGTATAAATCAACAACGTTCCGGTTTACACTTTGGTACGAGTGAAGCGACTGAATCTGATGAAGCAAAACAACTCACGCATCGCTTGCAAGAAATTGCGCTGATTTTAAAACGTTGTGAATCTAATATTGAAGCACTCACCGTCAAAACAAAACATCTATCACAAGAATTTACTGAAGTGCGTCAACAGTGCCGCGAACATCAGTTACGTGCAGAACAGCTACGTAAAGAAATTCAAGGATTAACTCAGCAACTGCAACAAACAGAGTCGCAATGGCGGCAAACTGAAGAACAGTTGAATAGTACGCGATCGCAACTCGAAGTTTTAGATGGCGAACTTCCTTCGCAAGAAGCGCAACTACAACAAAAACGACAACTATTAGCTGAATTAGAACAATCGCAAACTAACAGTCAATGGCAACAAATTCAGACAACGATTAAAAGTCAAGAACAACAACTACAAGAACGCTTGCAAGCTGTTCTCAAAGCCGAACAACGCCATACTGAATTAGTCAACGCTGCAATTCTCATCCAAGGAAAAATTACCGAATGTCAACAACGCATCCAAGAGTATCAACAACAGCAATCTTCTATTAGCAATCAGCAATCTTCTATTAGCACTCAAATCGATACTCTCGCAACACAAATTGCCCAAACCAAAGAAGCTTTACAGCAAATTGAAAACAAATTAGGTACGCAAAAGCAACTGCGCGATCGCACAGAAGCACAATTACGCGATCGCCAGCAACAACATCAACAACTAAAATGGCAACAGCAAAAACTTCAGGAAGAACAACAAACACGTCGGGAAGACTTAAAGCTATTGCAAGCACAAATTCACGAGCAAATGGCAGATTTACCCAATCCCTTGCCAGAAGTGCCTGATAAAGTTGATTTAGAACAACTCCAACGCGAAGTGCGATCGCTTACTAAACGCTTACAAGCATTAGAACCAGTTAATATGTTGGCCTTAGAAGAATACGAACGTACTACTGCCCGTTTAGAAGAATTAAGTCAAAAACTGCTAACTTTAGAAGCCGAACGTACCGAACTACTTTTGCGGATAGAAAACTTTACCACATTGCGCCAACGTGCTTTTAAAGAAGCCTTTGATGCGGTTAATCAAAACTTCCAAAGTATTTTTGCAACGCTTTCTGATGGTGATGGCTATTTACAACTCGATAATCCCGAAGATCCTTTTAATAGTGGGTTAAATCTTGTCGCCCACCCAAAGGGAAAACCTGTACAACGACTAGCTTCCATGTCTGGCGGAGAAAAATCACTCACTGCATTAAGCTTTATTTTTGCGCTACAACGCTATCGTCCATCGCCTTTCTATGCTTTTGATGAAGTTGATATGTTTCTCGATGGGGCAAATGTGGAACGATTAGCTAAAATGATAAAACAACAAGCACAACTTGCACAATTTATAGTTGTGAGTCTGCGTAGACCAATGATAGAATCTGCCGAACGTACAATTGGAGTCACTCAAGCCCGAGGAGCTTATACTCAAGTATTAGGAATAAAATTGCAACAGTCAAACACCTCGTCATGA
- a CDS encoding PRC-barrel domain-containing protein — translation MTSEQIIRRSDILNTQVITKDNGKRLGVINQLWVDIDRREVVAMGLRDNLIAFAGVPRYMYLNSVNQIGDVVLVDNEDVIEDIDVDVYSNVVNCEVITETGELLGRVRNFKFNAETGTLTSLIIASLGLPQIPDQVISTYEISIDEVVSSGPNRIIVFEGAEERVTQLTVGLLERLGIGKAPWEREEEEAYFTPTAKPENQLGTGVPLQAPVKPMRATQPVEQTWDEDDYEYEPIQPAPRQQQRYQQQYESIQYAEEEYEDNWSEASGSDRYSEPPRYVEPEPYKEPDSSDDYRYEDDEELTQDVWEDTEPKPVNIPKKIKQPEYEEEDRY, via the coding sequence ATGACCTCTGAACAGATTATAAGGCGTTCCGACATCTTGAACACCCAAGTGATCACCAAAGATAATGGTAAGCGGCTAGGTGTGATCAATCAGCTATGGGTGGATATTGACCGACGAGAGGTTGTAGCCATGGGCTTGCGAGACAACCTGATCGCGTTTGCCGGTGTGCCACGCTATATGTATCTTAATAGCGTCAACCAAATCGGTGATGTGGTCTTGGTCGATAACGAGGATGTTATTGAAGATATCGACGTTGATGTTTACAGCAACGTAGTCAACTGTGAAGTGATTACCGAGACAGGCGAACTCTTAGGTAGAGTCCGTAATTTCAAGTTTAATGCGGAAACAGGAACACTGACCTCACTCATTATTGCTTCTTTAGGTTTACCGCAAATTCCCGATCAGGTGATTAGTACTTACGAAATTTCGATAGATGAAGTTGTTAGTAGTGGTCCTAATCGAATTATTGTATTTGAAGGCGCAGAAGAACGGGTAACGCAGCTTACAGTAGGTTTACTTGAACGTTTGGGTATTGGCAAAGCCCCTTGGGAACGCGAAGAGGAAGAAGCTTACTTTACTCCGACTGCTAAACCAGAAAATCAACTAGGAACTGGCGTACCTTTACAAGCCCCAGTAAAGCCCATGCGTGCAACGCAGCCTGTTGAACAGACATGGGATGAAGACGATTACGAATACGAACCAATTCAACCTGCACCACGACAACAGCAGCGCTATCAACAACAGTACGAATCTATTCAGTACGCAGAGGAAGAATACGAGGATAACTGGAGTGAAGCATCAGGAAGCGATCGCTACTCTGAACCACCCCGCTACGTCGAACCCGAACCATACAAAGAACCAGACTCCAGTGATGATTATCGCTACGAAGACGACGAGGAGTTAACCCAAGATGTCTGGGAAGATACTGAACCAAAACCAGTAAACATTCCCAAGAAAATCAAGCAACCAGAATACGAAGAAGAAGATCGCTACTAA
- a CDS encoding type II toxin-antitoxin system HicB family antitoxin — translation MSYKISVVIEKDEHGYYAYCPNLEGCQSQGDSFEDVTANIQEAIELYLETLSREEREALLSKEISTMTFEVQVA, via the coding sequence ATGTCATACAAAATCAGTGTTGTGATTGAAAAAGATGAACACGGATATTATGCGTATTGTCCTAATTTAGAGGGTTGTCAATCTCAAGGAGATTCTTTTGAGGATGTAACTGCTAATATTCAAGAAGCAATTGAACTTTATTTGGAAACACTATCACGTGAGGAGAGAGAAGCACTTTTAAGTAAAGAAATATCGACGATGACGTTTGAGGTTCAAGTTGCCTAG
- the apcD gene encoding allophycocyanin subunit alpha-B encodes MSIVAQVIAQSDDANRFLSNTELDKLQDFFRTGEQRLKVAQILTQNEQKIVEEGSRRFWQVVPNTPSNSGDPKKTALCQRDQSWYLRLISYAVLAGNMKPLEDIGVDGMREMYTSLGVPVGNIGNCMRCLKEVASNMMSSEEAAIAKPYFDYLIRAMY; translated from the coding sequence ATGAGCATAGTAGCACAAGTAATAGCTCAATCTGATGATGCTAATCGCTTTTTAAGTAATACTGAGCTAGACAAGCTACAAGACTTTTTCAGAACAGGAGAACAACGGCTAAAAGTTGCTCAAATCTTGACACAAAATGAACAAAAAATTGTGGAAGAAGGTAGCCGCCGCTTTTGGCAAGTAGTTCCGAATACACCAAGTAATAGCGGCGATCCTAAAAAGACAGCATTATGTCAAAGAGATCAAAGCTGGTATTTACGATTGATTAGCTACGCTGTCTTAGCAGGAAATATGAAGCCTCTGGAAGATATTGGCGTAGATGGCATGCGAGAAATGTATACTTCTTTAGGTGTTCCTGTCGGTAACATTGGCAATTGTATGCGCTGCCTCAAAGAAGTTGCCAGTAACATGATGAGTAGTGAAGAAGCTGCGATCGCCAAGCCTTATTTTGATTATCTGATTCGCGCAATGTATTAA
- a CDS encoding allophycocyanin subunit beta — protein MQDTITSLINPADQRGKYLETEELEKLRRYFQSGELRVKAASAISNNAANIIRESVANSLLYGDITCPGGNMYPTRRYAACIRDLTLFLRYATYAMLAADPSILDERVLDGLKETYNSLGVPIQPTIQAIQAMKEVTTRMVGTEAGGEIGMYFDHICNGLS, from the coding sequence ATGCAAGATACGATTACTTCGCTTATCAATCCTGCAGATCAACGCGGTAAATATCTGGAAACCGAGGAGTTGGAAAAACTTAGAAGATATTTCCAATCAGGTGAATTACGTGTCAAAGCTGCCTCTGCAATTAGTAACAATGCTGCTAATATTATCCGCGAATCTGTAGCAAATTCGTTACTGTACGGTGATATTACCTGTCCTGGTGGGAATATGTATCCTACTCGCCGTTACGCTGCTTGTATCCGCGATTTAACTCTCTTTCTACGTTATGCTACTTATGCGATGCTAGCTGCTGATCCTTCCATTTTGGATGAGCGAGTACTTGATGGACTGAAGGAAACTTACAATTCGTTAGGTGTTCCTATCCAACCAACCATACAAGCAATTCAAGCAATGAAGGAAGTAACAACTCGCATGGTTGGTACTGAAGCGGGTGGAGAAATTGGGATGTATTTCGATCACATCTGTAATGGTTTAAGTTAA
- a CDS encoding chlorophyll A-B-binding protein, translating to MQTSSKNKVKYPWWAGNARFINLSGTFLVAHIAHAAIVCFGVGALVLWEIARYSPTQPMYGQRLFFLPRLATQGWGVLNNQAIDTQPYFRIAVVLIISSLVFGFGTWFHRTKVAPSLEDEKLPARRYHFSWDDPKKLGAILGNHLIFLGIGALLVAAKAMFFGGLYDANVGAVRVVTNPTLNPLVIGDRILHLFAVNNLEDVVGGHIYASLLLILGGIWHLSQEPFDWVKRRFIFSGNAILGYSLFGLAIAGFAGAFYCGFNTLVYPEEFYGVRSQFNLFLLPHFYTPGNPEPTSRIWLANAYFYLAFVVLQGSLWHFGLASSYFEPVLESWKNAFSEILPNPNLAYQKHFSYQPQSNLDTFYETSIIEQKPTFAYQQPANDNLYHPSHANGKLSRINSQQNQKVLYDFNYPKNHANPFYETPTEEQSNLKYPHSMPRKLYETTYQPRKSSQQKTFRYGK from the coding sequence ATGCAAACATCCAGCAAAAACAAGGTCAAGTATCCTTGGTGGGCTGGAAATGCCCGATTTATTAACTTGTCAGGAACATTTCTTGTTGCACATATTGCACACGCAGCAATAGTATGTTTTGGTGTTGGTGCGTTGGTTTTATGGGAGATTGCGCGATATTCTCCGACACAACCAATGTATGGGCAAAGGTTATTTTTTCTACCTCGCTTAGCAACTCAAGGATGGGGTGTATTAAATAATCAAGCGATTGATACCCAACCTTATTTTAGAATTGCTGTTGTATTAATCATCTCATCGCTAGTTTTTGGATTTGGTACTTGGTTTCACCGAACTAAAGTCGCCCCAAGCTTAGAAGATGAGAAACTACCAGCACGTCGCTATCATTTTAGCTGGGACGATCCTAAGAAATTGGGAGCTATTTTAGGTAATCACCTGATTTTCTTGGGAATAGGTGCGTTACTTGTTGCCGCTAAAGCAATGTTTTTCGGTGGTTTGTACGATGCTAATGTTGGTGCAGTGCGAGTTGTTACAAATCCGACACTCAATCCCTTGGTGATTGGCGATCGCATCCTTCATCTATTCGCTGTAAATAACTTAGAAGATGTTGTCGGCGGTCATATCTACGCAAGTCTACTGCTAATTCTAGGCGGAATTTGGCATCTTTCTCAAGAGCCTTTTGATTGGGTAAAACGGCGCTTTATCTTTTCTGGAAATGCTATTTTAGGGTATTCGCTATTTGGGTTAGCGATCGCGGGATTTGCTGGGGCGTTTTATTGCGGATTTAACACACTAGTGTATCCAGAAGAGTTTTACGGAGTGCGATCGCAGTTCAATTTATTTCTCCTACCACACTTTTATACTCCAGGCAATCCTGAACCGACATCGCGAATTTGGTTAGCTAACGCCTATTTCTACCTTGCGTTTGTTGTCCTTCAAGGTTCTCTTTGGCATTTTGGACTAGCTTCAAGTTACTTTGAACCAGTATTAGAATCTTGGAAAAATGCTTTCTCAGAAATTTTGCCCAATCCCAACTTGGCGTATCAAAAACACTTTAGTTACCAACCGCAGTCAAATTTAGATACATTCTACGAAACTTCCATAATTGAGCAAAAACCTACTTTTGCTTATCAGCAACCTGCAAATGACAATCTTTATCATCCTTCACACGCGAATGGTAAGTTGAGTCGGATCAACTCACAACAAAATCAAAAAGTTCTTTACGACTTTAACTATCCCAAAAATCACGCAAATCCATTTTATGAAACTCCAACTGAGGAACAATCAAATTTAAAATATCCACATTCAATGCCACGTAAACTCTACGAAACAACTTACCAACCTCGCAAGAGTTCACAACAGAAAACATTCAGGTATGGCAAATAG